From Glycine max cultivar Williams 82 chromosome 11, Glycine_max_v4.0, whole genome shotgun sequence, the proteins below share one genomic window:
- the LOC100799181 gene encoding uncharacterized protein isoform X1, whose protein sequence is MSMSVLSCQRSTMLAAQNKSPFLRRFRSFKPYRSRFRCLLDQIAAPTLLTSDNVIAAAKAASAHSAVSSAITQVAVTAFAIASGACLSTKVDFLWPKLQEQPGTVMLDGVDVTGYPIFDDAKVQKAIAFARKAHRGQMRKTGDPYLTHCIHTGRILAALVPSSGKRAVDTVVAGILHDVVDDTCQSLRDIEAEFGDDVVKLVASVSRLSYINQLLRRNRRVSVNQGVLGQEEASNLRVMLLGMVDDPRVVLIKLADRLHNMRTIYALPLQKAQAVAEETLIIWCSLASRLGLWALKAELEDLCFAVLQPQIFQKMRADLASMWSPTSRTGNPRRLSIKGNLIHLDENSSTAFCNGSLTFNEDVNRKDLLEAVVPFDILLDRRKRANYLSSIGNNLETCKKPKVVQEAGLALATMVICEEALEREMIISSSYVPGMEITLSSRLKSLYSLYSKMKRKDVSIDKVYDARALRVVVGDKNGTLHGPAVRCCYSLLDIVHRLWTPIDGEFDDYIINPKPSGYQSLHTAVQGPDNSPLEVQIRTQRMHECAEHGLAAHWLYKETGNPFLSIDSMDEPETEASSYFSKNLEEGNSSDILSSKYKSLKAGHPVLRVEGSHLLAAVIISVENDERELLVAVSFGLAASEAVADRRSFQIKRWEAYARLYKKVSDEWWFEPGHGDWFTCLEKYTLCRDGMYHKQDQFGRLLPTFIQVINFTEQEKSEYWAVVSAVFEGRQVDWITSRSKFDLVASTSVEAGIDNKVNLLRTMLSWEEQLRSEVNFKQTKHDVKLYDLHGSLGEVVIICWPHGEILRLKAGSTATDAAQRVGLEGKLVLINGQLVLPNTKLKDGDVVEVRI, encoded by the exons ATGAGCATGAGCGTGCTCTCATGCCAACGTTCTACAATGTTAGCAGCTCAGAACAAGTCTCCATTTCTTCGCAGATTCCGATCCTTCAAACCTTACCGTTCTCGATTTCGCTGTTTGCTTGACCAAATCGCTGCTCCCACTCTTCTCACCTCCGATAATGTCATCGCCGCCGCCAAAGCTGCTTCCGCACACAGCGCCGTCTCCTCCGCCATCACACAGGTCGCCGTCACCGCCTTCGCAATTGCTTCTGGCGCTTGTCTTTCCACCAAGGTTGATTTCCTTTGGCCCAAACTGCAGGAACAACCAG GTACTGTGATGCTGGATGGAGTAGATGTTACTGGCTACCCTATATTTGACGATGCAAAG GTACAGAAGGCTATAGCTTTTGCAAGGAAAGCACACCGTGGCCAAATGCGGAAGACAGGAGACCCTTATTTAACACATTGTATCCACACAGGAAGAATTTTGGCTGCATTggttccatcaagtggtaaacGA GCTGTTGACACTGTTGTGGCTGGTATTTTACATGATGTGGTTGACGACACTTGCCAAAGTCTGCGGGACATTGAGGCAGAGTTTGGGGATGATGTGGTCAAGTTGGTAGCCAGTGTTTCAAGGTTAAGCTATATTAATCAG CTATTACGCAGAAATCGGAGGGTAAGTGTAAACCAGGGTGTCCTTGGCCAAGAAGAG GCAAGTAATTTACGAGTGATGCTTTTGGGAATGGTTGATGATCCACGTGTTGTGCTCATCAAGCTTGCAGATCGTCTTCACAACATGAGAACAAT TTATGCCCTGCCATTGCAAAAAGCTCAAGCTGTTGCAGAGGAGACCTTAATCATTTGGTGTTCACTTGCTTCAAGATTGGGTCTGTGGGCATTGAAAGCTGAACTGGAAGATTTATGCTTTGCTGTTCTGCAG CCTCAAATATTTCAAAAGATGCGAGCTGATCTTGCTTCCATGTGGAGTCCTACTAGCAGAACAGGAAACCCGAGAAGATTATCAATAAAAGGCAACTTGATACATTTGGACGAGAACAGTTCAACTGCTTTCTGCAATGGATCCTTGACATTCAATGAGGATGTAAATAGGAAG GATCTTTTGGAAGCTGTAGTCCCATTTGATATATTGTTGGATCGGAGAAAACGGGCTAACTATCTCAGTAGTATTGGGAATAATCTAGAGACATGCAAAAAACCAAAGGTTGTTCAAGAGGCTGGGCTAGCTTTGGCAACAATGGTAATTTGCGAGGAAGCACTTGAGCGAGAAATGATTATATCATCTTC TTATGTTCCAGGAATGGAAATTACATTATCAAGCCGATTAAAAAGCCTCTATAGTTTATACAGCAAG ATGAAACGAAAGGATGTAAGCATTGATAAAGTATATGATGCACGTGCATTAAGAGTAGTTGTGGGAGACAAGAATGGAACTTTACACGGTCCTGCAGTTCGGTGTTGTTATAGTCTTCTTGACATTGTAcacag GCTTTGGACTCCAATAGATGGTGAATTTGATGATTACATCATTAATCCAAAGCCTAGTGGCTATCAG TCCTTGCACACTGCAGTCCAAGGTCCTGACAACTCACCTTTAGAAGTACAAATAAGGACACAG AGGATGCATGAGTGTGCTGAACATGGACTTGCTGCACATTGGCTTTACAAGGAAACTGGGAATCCTTTTTTATCCATAGACAGCATGGATGAACCTGAAACTGAAGCATCCTCCTATTTCTCCAAAAATCTAGAGGAAGGAAATTCTTCAGATATTTTATCAAGTAAATATAAGTCATTGAAGGCTGGACATCCAGTCCTCAGAGTAGAAGGAAGTCACTTACTTGCTGCGGTTATCATCAG TGTAGAGAATGATGAAAGAGAATTGCTAGTTGCTGTGAGCTTTGGGCTAGCAGCTTCTGAAGCAGTAGCTGACAGAAGATCTTTCCAGATTAAGCGATGGGAAGCTTATGCACGACTTTACAAAAAG GTGTCTGATGAATGGTGGTTTGAACCAGGGCATGGGGATTGGTTTACTTGTCTAGAGAAGTACACACTGTGTCGAGATGGTATGTATCATAAG CAAGACCAATTTGGGCGCCTACTCCCAACATTCATCCAGGTTATCAATTTTACTGAGCAAGAAAAATCTGAATATTGGGCTGTTGTATCTGCTGTGTTTGAGGGCAGGCAAGTGGACTGGATAACATCTCGGTCAAAATTTGACTTGGTTGCATCAACTTCTGTAGAAGCTGGCATCGATAACAAG gtGAACCTGTTGAGAACAATGCTTTCTTGGGAAGAGCAATTGCGCTCTGAAGTAAATTTCAAGCAAACAAAGCATGATGTAAAGCTTTATGATCTTCATGGTTCTCTTGGGGAGGTGGTAATTATATGTTGGCCTCATGGTGAAATTTTGAGGCTAAAGGCCGGTAGCACTGCTACTGATGCAGCTCAAAGAGTTGGTTTGGAGGGAAAGCTGGTTTTGATTAATGGACAGCTAGTACTGCCCAACACAAAACTCAAAGATGGCGATGTAGTTGAAGTAAGAATTTAA
- the LOC100799181 gene encoding uncharacterized protein isoform X5: protein MSMSVLSCQRSTMLAAQNKSPFLRRFRSFKPYRSRFRCLLDQIAAPTLLTSDNVIAAAKAASAHSAVSSAITQVAVTAFAIASGACLSTKVDFLWPKLQEQPGTVMLDGVDVTGYPIFDDAKVQKAIAFARKAHRGQMRKTGDPYLTHCIHTGRILAALVPSSGKRAVDTVVAGILHDVVDDTCQSLRDIEAEFGDDVVKLVASVSRLSYINQLLRRNRRVSVNQGVLGQEEASNLRVMLLGMVDDPRVVLIKLADRLHNMRTIYALPLQKAQAVAEETLIIWCSLASRLGLWALKAELEDLCFAVLQPQIFQKMRADLASMWSPTSRTGNPRRLSIKGNLIHLDENSSTAFCNGSLTFNEDVNRKDLLEAVVPFDILLDRRKRANYLSSIGNNLETCKKPKVVQEAGLALATMVICEEALEREMIISSSYVPGMEITLSSRLKSLYSLYSKMKRKDVSIDKVYDARALRVVVGDKNGTLHGPAVRCCYSLLDIVHRLWTPIDGEFDDYIINPKPSGYQSLHTAVQGPDNSPLEVQIRTQRMHECAEHGLAAHWLYKETGNPFLSIDSMDEPETEASSYFSKNLEEGNSSDILSSKYKSLKAGHPVLRVEGSHLLAAVIISVENDERELLVAVSFGLAASEAVADRRSFQIKRWEAYARLYKKVSDEWWFEPGHGDWFTCLEKYTLCRDARPIWAPTPNIHPGYQFY, encoded by the exons ATGAGCATGAGCGTGCTCTCATGCCAACGTTCTACAATGTTAGCAGCTCAGAACAAGTCTCCATTTCTTCGCAGATTCCGATCCTTCAAACCTTACCGTTCTCGATTTCGCTGTTTGCTTGACCAAATCGCTGCTCCCACTCTTCTCACCTCCGATAATGTCATCGCCGCCGCCAAAGCTGCTTCCGCACACAGCGCCGTCTCCTCCGCCATCACACAGGTCGCCGTCACCGCCTTCGCAATTGCTTCTGGCGCTTGTCTTTCCACCAAGGTTGATTTCCTTTGGCCCAAACTGCAGGAACAACCAG GTACTGTGATGCTGGATGGAGTAGATGTTACTGGCTACCCTATATTTGACGATGCAAAG GTACAGAAGGCTATAGCTTTTGCAAGGAAAGCACACCGTGGCCAAATGCGGAAGACAGGAGACCCTTATTTAACACATTGTATCCACACAGGAAGAATTTTGGCTGCATTggttccatcaagtggtaaacGA GCTGTTGACACTGTTGTGGCTGGTATTTTACATGATGTGGTTGACGACACTTGCCAAAGTCTGCGGGACATTGAGGCAGAGTTTGGGGATGATGTGGTCAAGTTGGTAGCCAGTGTTTCAAGGTTAAGCTATATTAATCAG CTATTACGCAGAAATCGGAGGGTAAGTGTAAACCAGGGTGTCCTTGGCCAAGAAGAG GCAAGTAATTTACGAGTGATGCTTTTGGGAATGGTTGATGATCCACGTGTTGTGCTCATCAAGCTTGCAGATCGTCTTCACAACATGAGAACAAT TTATGCCCTGCCATTGCAAAAAGCTCAAGCTGTTGCAGAGGAGACCTTAATCATTTGGTGTTCACTTGCTTCAAGATTGGGTCTGTGGGCATTGAAAGCTGAACTGGAAGATTTATGCTTTGCTGTTCTGCAG CCTCAAATATTTCAAAAGATGCGAGCTGATCTTGCTTCCATGTGGAGTCCTACTAGCAGAACAGGAAACCCGAGAAGATTATCAATAAAAGGCAACTTGATACATTTGGACGAGAACAGTTCAACTGCTTTCTGCAATGGATCCTTGACATTCAATGAGGATGTAAATAGGAAG GATCTTTTGGAAGCTGTAGTCCCATTTGATATATTGTTGGATCGGAGAAAACGGGCTAACTATCTCAGTAGTATTGGGAATAATCTAGAGACATGCAAAAAACCAAAGGTTGTTCAAGAGGCTGGGCTAGCTTTGGCAACAATGGTAATTTGCGAGGAAGCACTTGAGCGAGAAATGATTATATCATCTTC TTATGTTCCAGGAATGGAAATTACATTATCAAGCCGATTAAAAAGCCTCTATAGTTTATACAGCAAG ATGAAACGAAAGGATGTAAGCATTGATAAAGTATATGATGCACGTGCATTAAGAGTAGTTGTGGGAGACAAGAATGGAACTTTACACGGTCCTGCAGTTCGGTGTTGTTATAGTCTTCTTGACATTGTAcacag GCTTTGGACTCCAATAGATGGTGAATTTGATGATTACATCATTAATCCAAAGCCTAGTGGCTATCAG TCCTTGCACACTGCAGTCCAAGGTCCTGACAACTCACCTTTAGAAGTACAAATAAGGACACAG AGGATGCATGAGTGTGCTGAACATGGACTTGCTGCACATTGGCTTTACAAGGAAACTGGGAATCCTTTTTTATCCATAGACAGCATGGATGAACCTGAAACTGAAGCATCCTCCTATTTCTCCAAAAATCTAGAGGAAGGAAATTCTTCAGATATTTTATCAAGTAAATATAAGTCATTGAAGGCTGGACATCCAGTCCTCAGAGTAGAAGGAAGTCACTTACTTGCTGCGGTTATCATCAG TGTAGAGAATGATGAAAGAGAATTGCTAGTTGCTGTGAGCTTTGGGCTAGCAGCTTCTGAAGCAGTAGCTGACAGAAGATCTTTCCAGATTAAGCGATGGGAAGCTTATGCACGACTTTACAAAAAG GTGTCTGATGAATGGTGGTTTGAACCAGGGCATGGGGATTGGTTTACTTGTCTAGAGAAGTACACACTGTGTCGAGATG CAAGACCAATTTGGGCGCCTACTCCCAACATTCATCCAGGTTATCAATTTTACTGA
- the LOC100799181 gene encoding probable GTP diphosphokinase CRSH, chloroplastic isoform X3, with product MSMSVLSCQRSTMLAAQNKSPFLRRFRSFKPYRSRFRCLLDQIAAPTLLTSDNVIAAAKAASAHSAVSSAITQVAVTAFAIASGACLSTKVDFLWPKLQEQPGTVMLDGVDVTGYPIFDDAKVQKAIAFARKAHRGQMRKTGDPYLTHCIHTGRILAALVPSSGKRAVDTVVAGILHDVVDDTCQSLRDIEAEFGDDVVKLVASVSRLSYINQLLRRNRRVSVNQGVLGQEEASNLRVMLLGMVDDPRVVLIKLADRLHNMRTIYALPLQKAQAVAEETLIIWCSLASRLGLWALKAELEDLCFAVLQPQIFQKMRADLASMWSPTSRTGNPRRLSIKGNLIHLDENSSTAFCNGSLTFNEDVNRKMKRKDVSIDKVYDARALRVVVGDKNGTLHGPAVRCCYSLLDIVHRLWTPIDGEFDDYIINPKPSGYQSLHTAVQGPDNSPLEVQIRTQRMHECAEHGLAAHWLYKETGNPFLSIDSMDEPETEASSYFSKNLEEGNSSDILSSKYKSLKAGHPVLRVEGSHLLAAVIISVENDERELLVAVSFGLAASEAVADRRSFQIKRWEAYARLYKKVSDEWWFEPGHGDWFTCLEKYTLCRDGMYHKQDQFGRLLPTFIQVINFTEQEKSEYWAVVSAVFEGRQVDWITSRSKFDLVASTSVEAGIDNKVNLLRTMLSWEEQLRSEVNFKQTKHDVKLYDLHGSLGEVVIICWPHGEILRLKAGSTATDAAQRVGLEGKLVLINGQLVLPNTKLKDGDVVEVRI from the exons ATGAGCATGAGCGTGCTCTCATGCCAACGTTCTACAATGTTAGCAGCTCAGAACAAGTCTCCATTTCTTCGCAGATTCCGATCCTTCAAACCTTACCGTTCTCGATTTCGCTGTTTGCTTGACCAAATCGCTGCTCCCACTCTTCTCACCTCCGATAATGTCATCGCCGCCGCCAAAGCTGCTTCCGCACACAGCGCCGTCTCCTCCGCCATCACACAGGTCGCCGTCACCGCCTTCGCAATTGCTTCTGGCGCTTGTCTTTCCACCAAGGTTGATTTCCTTTGGCCCAAACTGCAGGAACAACCAG GTACTGTGATGCTGGATGGAGTAGATGTTACTGGCTACCCTATATTTGACGATGCAAAG GTACAGAAGGCTATAGCTTTTGCAAGGAAAGCACACCGTGGCCAAATGCGGAAGACAGGAGACCCTTATTTAACACATTGTATCCACACAGGAAGAATTTTGGCTGCATTggttccatcaagtggtaaacGA GCTGTTGACACTGTTGTGGCTGGTATTTTACATGATGTGGTTGACGACACTTGCCAAAGTCTGCGGGACATTGAGGCAGAGTTTGGGGATGATGTGGTCAAGTTGGTAGCCAGTGTTTCAAGGTTAAGCTATATTAATCAG CTATTACGCAGAAATCGGAGGGTAAGTGTAAACCAGGGTGTCCTTGGCCAAGAAGAG GCAAGTAATTTACGAGTGATGCTTTTGGGAATGGTTGATGATCCACGTGTTGTGCTCATCAAGCTTGCAGATCGTCTTCACAACATGAGAACAAT TTATGCCCTGCCATTGCAAAAAGCTCAAGCTGTTGCAGAGGAGACCTTAATCATTTGGTGTTCACTTGCTTCAAGATTGGGTCTGTGGGCATTGAAAGCTGAACTGGAAGATTTATGCTTTGCTGTTCTGCAG CCTCAAATATTTCAAAAGATGCGAGCTGATCTTGCTTCCATGTGGAGTCCTACTAGCAGAACAGGAAACCCGAGAAGATTATCAATAAAAGGCAACTTGATACATTTGGACGAGAACAGTTCAACTGCTTTCTGCAATGGATCCTTGACATTCAATGAGGATGTAAATAGGAAG ATGAAACGAAAGGATGTAAGCATTGATAAAGTATATGATGCACGTGCATTAAGAGTAGTTGTGGGAGACAAGAATGGAACTTTACACGGTCCTGCAGTTCGGTGTTGTTATAGTCTTCTTGACATTGTAcacag GCTTTGGACTCCAATAGATGGTGAATTTGATGATTACATCATTAATCCAAAGCCTAGTGGCTATCAG TCCTTGCACACTGCAGTCCAAGGTCCTGACAACTCACCTTTAGAAGTACAAATAAGGACACAG AGGATGCATGAGTGTGCTGAACATGGACTTGCTGCACATTGGCTTTACAAGGAAACTGGGAATCCTTTTTTATCCATAGACAGCATGGATGAACCTGAAACTGAAGCATCCTCCTATTTCTCCAAAAATCTAGAGGAAGGAAATTCTTCAGATATTTTATCAAGTAAATATAAGTCATTGAAGGCTGGACATCCAGTCCTCAGAGTAGAAGGAAGTCACTTACTTGCTGCGGTTATCATCAG TGTAGAGAATGATGAAAGAGAATTGCTAGTTGCTGTGAGCTTTGGGCTAGCAGCTTCTGAAGCAGTAGCTGACAGAAGATCTTTCCAGATTAAGCGATGGGAAGCTTATGCACGACTTTACAAAAAG GTGTCTGATGAATGGTGGTTTGAACCAGGGCATGGGGATTGGTTTACTTGTCTAGAGAAGTACACACTGTGTCGAGATGGTATGTATCATAAG CAAGACCAATTTGGGCGCCTACTCCCAACATTCATCCAGGTTATCAATTTTACTGAGCAAGAAAAATCTGAATATTGGGCTGTTGTATCTGCTGTGTTTGAGGGCAGGCAAGTGGACTGGATAACATCTCGGTCAAAATTTGACTTGGTTGCATCAACTTCTGTAGAAGCTGGCATCGATAACAAG gtGAACCTGTTGAGAACAATGCTTTCTTGGGAAGAGCAATTGCGCTCTGAAGTAAATTTCAAGCAAACAAAGCATGATGTAAAGCTTTATGATCTTCATGGTTCTCTTGGGGAGGTGGTAATTATATGTTGGCCTCATGGTGAAATTTTGAGGCTAAAGGCCGGTAGCACTGCTACTGATGCAGCTCAAAGAGTTGGTTTGGAGGGAAAGCTGGTTTTGATTAATGGACAGCTAGTACTGCCCAACACAAAACTCAAAGATGGCGATGTAGTTGAAGTAAGAATTTAA
- the LOC100799181 gene encoding uncharacterized protein isoform X2, producing MSMSVLSCQRSTMLAAQNKSPFLRRFRSFKPYRSRFRCLLDQIAAPTLLTSDNVIAAAKAASAHSAVSSAITQVAVTAFAIASGACLSTKVDFLWPKLQEQPGTVMLDGVDVTGYPIFDDAKVQKAIAFARKAHRGQMRKTGDPYLTHCIHTGRILAALVPSSGKRAVDTVVAGILHDVVDDTCQSLRDIEAEFGDDVVKLVASVSRLSYINQASNLRVMLLGMVDDPRVVLIKLADRLHNMRTIYALPLQKAQAVAEETLIIWCSLASRLGLWALKAELEDLCFAVLQPQIFQKMRADLASMWSPTSRTGNPRRLSIKGNLIHLDENSSTAFCNGSLTFNEDVNRKDLLEAVVPFDILLDRRKRANYLSSIGNNLETCKKPKVVQEAGLALATMVICEEALEREMIISSSYVPGMEITLSSRLKSLYSLYSKMKRKDVSIDKVYDARALRVVVGDKNGTLHGPAVRCCYSLLDIVHRLWTPIDGEFDDYIINPKPSGYQSLHTAVQGPDNSPLEVQIRTQRMHECAEHGLAAHWLYKETGNPFLSIDSMDEPETEASSYFSKNLEEGNSSDILSSKYKSLKAGHPVLRVEGSHLLAAVIISVENDERELLVAVSFGLAASEAVADRRSFQIKRWEAYARLYKKVSDEWWFEPGHGDWFTCLEKYTLCRDGMYHKQDQFGRLLPTFIQVINFTEQEKSEYWAVVSAVFEGRQVDWITSRSKFDLVASTSVEAGIDNKVNLLRTMLSWEEQLRSEVNFKQTKHDVKLYDLHGSLGEVVIICWPHGEILRLKAGSTATDAAQRVGLEGKLVLINGQLVLPNTKLKDGDVVEVRI from the exons ATGAGCATGAGCGTGCTCTCATGCCAACGTTCTACAATGTTAGCAGCTCAGAACAAGTCTCCATTTCTTCGCAGATTCCGATCCTTCAAACCTTACCGTTCTCGATTTCGCTGTTTGCTTGACCAAATCGCTGCTCCCACTCTTCTCACCTCCGATAATGTCATCGCCGCCGCCAAAGCTGCTTCCGCACACAGCGCCGTCTCCTCCGCCATCACACAGGTCGCCGTCACCGCCTTCGCAATTGCTTCTGGCGCTTGTCTTTCCACCAAGGTTGATTTCCTTTGGCCCAAACTGCAGGAACAACCAG GTACTGTGATGCTGGATGGAGTAGATGTTACTGGCTACCCTATATTTGACGATGCAAAG GTACAGAAGGCTATAGCTTTTGCAAGGAAAGCACACCGTGGCCAAATGCGGAAGACAGGAGACCCTTATTTAACACATTGTATCCACACAGGAAGAATTTTGGCTGCATTggttccatcaagtggtaaacGA GCTGTTGACACTGTTGTGGCTGGTATTTTACATGATGTGGTTGACGACACTTGCCAAAGTCTGCGGGACATTGAGGCAGAGTTTGGGGATGATGTGGTCAAGTTGGTAGCCAGTGTTTCAAGGTTAAGCTATATTAATCAG GCAAGTAATTTACGAGTGATGCTTTTGGGAATGGTTGATGATCCACGTGTTGTGCTCATCAAGCTTGCAGATCGTCTTCACAACATGAGAACAAT TTATGCCCTGCCATTGCAAAAAGCTCAAGCTGTTGCAGAGGAGACCTTAATCATTTGGTGTTCACTTGCTTCAAGATTGGGTCTGTGGGCATTGAAAGCTGAACTGGAAGATTTATGCTTTGCTGTTCTGCAG CCTCAAATATTTCAAAAGATGCGAGCTGATCTTGCTTCCATGTGGAGTCCTACTAGCAGAACAGGAAACCCGAGAAGATTATCAATAAAAGGCAACTTGATACATTTGGACGAGAACAGTTCAACTGCTTTCTGCAATGGATCCTTGACATTCAATGAGGATGTAAATAGGAAG GATCTTTTGGAAGCTGTAGTCCCATTTGATATATTGTTGGATCGGAGAAAACGGGCTAACTATCTCAGTAGTATTGGGAATAATCTAGAGACATGCAAAAAACCAAAGGTTGTTCAAGAGGCTGGGCTAGCTTTGGCAACAATGGTAATTTGCGAGGAAGCACTTGAGCGAGAAATGATTATATCATCTTC TTATGTTCCAGGAATGGAAATTACATTATCAAGCCGATTAAAAAGCCTCTATAGTTTATACAGCAAG ATGAAACGAAAGGATGTAAGCATTGATAAAGTATATGATGCACGTGCATTAAGAGTAGTTGTGGGAGACAAGAATGGAACTTTACACGGTCCTGCAGTTCGGTGTTGTTATAGTCTTCTTGACATTGTAcacag GCTTTGGACTCCAATAGATGGTGAATTTGATGATTACATCATTAATCCAAAGCCTAGTGGCTATCAG TCCTTGCACACTGCAGTCCAAGGTCCTGACAACTCACCTTTAGAAGTACAAATAAGGACACAG AGGATGCATGAGTGTGCTGAACATGGACTTGCTGCACATTGGCTTTACAAGGAAACTGGGAATCCTTTTTTATCCATAGACAGCATGGATGAACCTGAAACTGAAGCATCCTCCTATTTCTCCAAAAATCTAGAGGAAGGAAATTCTTCAGATATTTTATCAAGTAAATATAAGTCATTGAAGGCTGGACATCCAGTCCTCAGAGTAGAAGGAAGTCACTTACTTGCTGCGGTTATCATCAG TGTAGAGAATGATGAAAGAGAATTGCTAGTTGCTGTGAGCTTTGGGCTAGCAGCTTCTGAAGCAGTAGCTGACAGAAGATCTTTCCAGATTAAGCGATGGGAAGCTTATGCACGACTTTACAAAAAG GTGTCTGATGAATGGTGGTTTGAACCAGGGCATGGGGATTGGTTTACTTGTCTAGAGAAGTACACACTGTGTCGAGATGGTATGTATCATAAG CAAGACCAATTTGGGCGCCTACTCCCAACATTCATCCAGGTTATCAATTTTACTGAGCAAGAAAAATCTGAATATTGGGCTGTTGTATCTGCTGTGTTTGAGGGCAGGCAAGTGGACTGGATAACATCTCGGTCAAAATTTGACTTGGTTGCATCAACTTCTGTAGAAGCTGGCATCGATAACAAG gtGAACCTGTTGAGAACAATGCTTTCTTGGGAAGAGCAATTGCGCTCTGAAGTAAATTTCAAGCAAACAAAGCATGATGTAAAGCTTTATGATCTTCATGGTTCTCTTGGGGAGGTGGTAATTATATGTTGGCCTCATGGTGAAATTTTGAGGCTAAAGGCCGGTAGCACTGCTACTGATGCAGCTCAAAGAGTTGGTTTGGAGGGAAAGCTGGTTTTGATTAATGGACAGCTAGTACTGCCCAACACAAAACTCAAAGATGGCGATGTAGTTGAAGTAAGAATTTAA